The following proteins are encoded in a genomic region of Montipora foliosa isolate CH-2021 chromosome 8, ASM3666993v2, whole genome shotgun sequence:
- the LOC138013401 gene encoding protein CLP1 homolog, protein MKYCRRLFASKHEQGLGRLLLKRLRISLTLKEMEVEQEKAPQEERQQFKLEKDTELRLEIPEGKGKAELVLLQGQAEVFGTELIRNKRFTFIAGSKVAVFTWHGCTVEISGPPEWSYVSKETPMVMYLNLHMALEQMRQKVENTESDIGPRVMVVGPGDVGKSTLCQLMLNYAVRMGRRPVFVDLDVGQGYVGIPGTMGALLIERPADIEEGFPLQAPLVYHYGHLSPAPNEKLYNKVSSTIAEVTKQRFEKNKKARVSGCIINTCGWVTGTGYRILVHAAEAFEVNVIVVLDQERVYNDLKKQFGNKVQIVHLPKSGGVVVRSQETRRTSRDDRVRGYFYGKKMNFYPHIFEVKFADIKIFKIGAPAVPDSCLPLGMSPEQNETKLVAVQPGRDLKHCVLALSAAESLEEDLVTTNAIGFVVVNDVDLSRQVMVVLSPAPRPLPRKFFLLSDVKFMDFK, encoded by the exons ATGAAGTACTGTAGAAGACTCTTTGCTTCTAAACATGAACAAGGCCTCGGAAGACTGTTACTGAAACGTCTCCGGATCTCATTGACCTTAAAGGAGATGGAAGTTGAACAAGAAAAGGCGCCA CAAGAGGAAAGACAGCAGTTCAAGCTTGAGAAGGACACAGAATTAAGACTTGAAATTCCTGAAGGGAAAGGAAAAGCAGAACTTGTG CTGCTTCAAGGTCaagctgaagtatttgggactGAGTTGATCAGAAACAAGAGGTTTACATTCATTGCTGGATCAAAGGTTGCAGTGTTTACCTGGCATGGCTGTACTGTAG AAATCTCTGGCCCACCCGAATGGTCTTACGTGTCCAAGGAAACCCCTATGGTTATGTACCTCAATCTTCATATGGCCCTGGAACAAATGAGACAAAAAGTGGAAAACACTGAATCAGACATTGGGCCCAGG GTGATGGTTGTTGGCCCAGGAGATGTTGGAAAATCCACCCTCTGTCAATTGATGTTGAATTACGCTGTCAGGATGGGAAGAAGGCCTGTGTTTGTTGATCTTGATGTGGGACAG GGTTATGTTGGAATTCCTGGTACTATGG GTGCATTGTTAATTGAGAGACCTGCAGACATTGAAGAAG GTTTTCCTTTACAAGCCCCACTTGTGTATCATTATGGTCATCTGTCACCTGCGCCCAACGAGAAGCTGTACAACAAAGTGTCAAGTACAATAGCTGAGGTTACAAAACAGAGAtttgaaaagaacaaaaaag CACGTGTAAGTGGCTGTATTATCAATACCTGTGGATGGGTGACTGGAACTGGTTACAGAATCCTGGTTCATGCAGCTGAGGCATTTGAAG tTAATGTAATAGTTGTCCTTGATCAAGAAAGAGTTTACAATGATCTCAAGAAACAGTTCGGCAACAAAGTGCAGATAGTACATCTGCCAAAGTCAGGAGGG GTGGTGGTGAGAAGCCAAGAAACGCGGCGGACGAGCAGAGATGATAGAGTCAGGGGTTATTTTTACGGCAAGAAGATGAATTTTTATCCTCACATTTTTGAAGTCAAATTTGCTGATATCAAGATTTTTAAAATAGGGG CTCCAGCTGTTCCTGATTCATGCCTTCCACTGGGGATGTCTCCAGAACAGAATGAAACCAAACTTGTAGCCGTGCAACCAG GGCGTGACTTGAAGCATTGTGTGCTAGCTCTGAGTGCAGCTGAATCATTAGAAGAAGACCTAGTCACAACGAACGCAATTGGCTTCGTCGTCGT caaTGATGTTGATTTGAGTCGACAGGTGATGGTAGTGTTATCCCCTGCTCCAAGACCTTTGCCAAGAAAGTTTTTTCTACTTAGTGACGTCAAATTTATGGACTTCAAATGA